One genomic window of Trichlorobacter lovleyi includes the following:
- the accD gene encoding acetyl-CoA carboxylase, carboxyltransferase subunit beta has protein sequence MSWFKRDKTGIEKSSTKHVKVPEGLWTKCPGCSESLLTKEIEDNLQVCPKCGHHFRIATRKRLQALLDNGSWQEFDAEMTSIDFLNFKDTKSYQERINATVAKGGSRDAVICVEGSIEGIATQVAIFDFAFMGGSMGSVVGEKITRSIERGLEKKQPVIVISASGGARMQESILSLMQMAKTSAALAKLKAAGLPFISILTDPTTGGVTASFAMLGDLNIAEPKALIGFAGPRVIEQTIRQKLPAGFQRSEYLLDHGMVDMIVSRLEMRSTLGQILAMLTKQ, from the coding sequence ATGAGCTGGTTCAAGCGTGACAAGACAGGGATAGAAAAAAGCAGCACCAAGCATGTCAAGGTGCCGGAAGGACTCTGGACAAAGTGTCCGGGCTGCAGCGAATCCCTGCTCACCAAAGAGATTGAGGACAACCTGCAGGTCTGCCCCAAATGCGGACACCACTTCAGAATCGCCACCCGCAAGCGGCTGCAGGCGTTGCTGGACAACGGCAGCTGGCAGGAATTCGACGCAGAAATGACCTCGATCGACTTCCTGAACTTCAAAGACACCAAGAGCTATCAGGAACGGATCAATGCCACGGTTGCCAAGGGCGGTTCCCGCGATGCCGTGATCTGTGTTGAAGGCAGCATTGAAGGTATTGCCACCCAGGTTGCCATCTTTGACTTTGCCTTTATGGGCGGCAGTATGGGCAGCGTGGTGGGGGAAAAAATCACCCGATCAATCGAGCGCGGCCTTGAAAAGAAGCAACCGGTGATCGTGATCTCCGCCTCCGGCGGGGCCCGGATGCAGGAGTCAATCCTGTCACTGATGCAGATGGCCAAGACCTCTGCCGCCCTGGCCAAGCTGAAGGCCGCCGGCCTGCCGTTTATCTCGATCCTGACCGATCCCACCACCGGCGGCGTCACCGCCAGCTTTGCCATGCTGGGTGACCTGAACATTGCCGAGCCCAAGGCATTAATCGGCTTTGCCGGACCGCGGGTCATTGAACAGACCATCCGCCAGAAGCTGCCGGCCGGATTCCAGCGTTCCGAGTACCTGCTTGACCACGGTATGGTTGACATGATTGTCTCACGGCTTGAGATGCGCAGCACCCTGGGCCAGATCCTGGCCATGCTCACCAAGCAGTAG
- a CDS encoding methyl-accepting chemotaxis protein: protein MEGSNPGTTCSGLKLRTRMFLLSMVSFTAILVVVVLGVMLLNEVRINGSNYKTIRNSKDALEKIALLKSDIYQLNGEVLAFMAERDRNDAQALLAKIKDHTDDIDFKYDDVQGLIESQQKREAIIKAEAIWNDYKKTLLEEIIPSVQRNDMVRANALLSGIQEQRFSSFTSTVALMVDNLRRDVYQTEKQITAITRSKTITTAAVIFILITLITVLSTFITESVTRPIKRCVDFAKQVAGGSLENRLTIKACGEVGDLAAAMNTMAENLHNIIIRLNASTGELTAIDRNIETAARQVVGATRLQEDAISETSRTVELINGSVHEISDGVDQLSCSTTETSSSILQMAASIEEVALNTDKLGESVDEVSSSVIQMATSIKGIGNNITSLLDASTTTASSVAEMDATIRQVEKNAMDTAIISETVKTDAANGLKSVQETIVGMQEIRRASRITAEVVEHLSLRAHDIGAILSVIDEVAEQTNLLALNAAIIAAQAGEHGKGFAVVADEIKELAERTSTSTREIAQVITGVQEDTGRAVAAINQAELAIGAGEELSERSGAALEKIVAGVRQAGLQIDAIARATVEQAKGSQSIRVAMEQVEEMVEQMANSAREHSRGSDLITVAVERMREMTGQVRGSTREQSKTSALIAKATEDITVMIDRIREACGAQTVHSRSIDRMVENIRQSSATTSQAAQVMNSAVTGLSHQIDQLEKEMSGFKI, encoded by the coding sequence GTGGAAGGAAGCAACCCCGGTACAACCTGCTCCGGCCTGAAACTACGCACCAGGATGTTTCTGCTGTCGATGGTCTCCTTTACCGCCATCCTGGTTGTTGTGGTACTGGGAGTGATGCTGTTGAATGAGGTCAGGATCAACGGCAGCAACTACAAAACCATTCGCAACAGCAAGGACGCCCTTGAAAAGATCGCCCTGCTCAAGTCTGACATCTATCAGTTAAACGGTGAGGTGCTGGCCTTCATGGCCGAGCGTGACCGCAACGATGCCCAGGCTCTGCTGGCGAAGATCAAGGACCACACTGACGACATCGACTTCAAGTACGATGACGTCCAGGGCCTGATCGAGTCACAACAGAAGCGTGAAGCCATTATCAAGGCCGAAGCGATCTGGAACGACTATAAGAAGACCCTGCTGGAAGAGATCATTCCCTCGGTTCAGCGTAATGACATGGTACGTGCCAACGCACTGCTGAGCGGCATTCAGGAGCAACGCTTCAGCTCCTTCACCTCCACGGTGGCCCTGATGGTTGACAACCTGCGCCGTGATGTCTACCAGACGGAAAAGCAGATCACGGCCATCACCCGCAGCAAGACCATTACGACGGCTGCCGTCATCTTTATCCTGATCACCCTGATCACCGTACTTTCCACCTTTATTACCGAGTCGGTCACCCGCCCGATCAAACGTTGTGTTGATTTTGCCAAGCAGGTGGCAGGCGGCTCGCTGGAAAACCGGCTGACCATCAAGGCCTGCGGCGAGGTGGGTGATCTGGCTGCTGCCATGAACACCATGGCCGAGAACCTGCACAACATCATCATCCGCCTGAATGCCTCAACCGGCGAGCTGACCGCGATCGACCGCAACATCGAGACAGCGGCCCGCCAGGTCGTGGGGGCAACCCGGCTGCAGGAAGATGCCATCAGCGAGACCTCCCGCACGGTTGAACTGATCAACGGTTCGGTACATGAGATCTCCGACGGGGTTGATCAACTCTCCTGCTCGACCACCGAGACCTCCTCCTCGATCCTGCAGATGGCTGCCAGTATTGAGGAAGTCGCACTGAACACCGACAAGCTGGGCGAATCGGTGGATGAAGTCAGCTCCTCCGTGATCCAGATGGCGACCTCCATCAAAGGGATCGGCAATAACATCACCAGCCTGCTGGATGCCTCAACCACCACCGCCTCCTCGGTTGCCGAGATGGATGCCACCATCCGCCAGGTGGAGAAAAATGCCATGGATACGGCGATCATCTCGGAAACCGTCAAGACCGATGCTGCAAACGGACTGAAATCGGTACAGGAGACGATTGTCGGCATGCAGGAGATCCGGCGGGCCTCCCGGATTACGGCCGAGGTGGTGGAACATCTCTCCCTGCGTGCCCATGATATCGGGGCGATCCTGTCGGTGATAGACGAAGTGGCCGAGCAGACCAACCTGCTGGCCCTGAATGCCGCCATCATCGCAGCCCAGGCCGGTGAGCACGGCAAAGGGTTTGCCGTGGTGGCGGATGAGATCAAGGAACTGGCCGAGCGCACCTCGACCTCAACCCGTGAAATTGCCCAGGTCATCACCGGCGTCCAGGAGGACACCGGTCGCGCTGTGGCGGCCATCAATCAGGCTGAACTGGCCATCGGTGCCGGTGAAGAGCTGTCTGAACGTTCCGGCGCCGCCCTTGAAAAGATTGTGGCCGGTGTCCGTCAGGCCGGTCTGCAGATTGATGCCATTGCCCGTGCCACGGTGGAGCAGGCCAAGGGCAGCCAGAGCATCCGGGTTGCCATGGAGCAGGTTGAAGAGATGGTGGAACAGATGGCCAACTCTGCCCGGGAGCATAGCCGGGGCAGTGACCTGATCACCGTTGCGGTGGAGCGGATGCGGGAGATGACCGGACAGGTCCGTGGTTCCACCAGAGAGCAGAGCAAGACCAGCGCCCTGATTGCCAAGGCTACTGAAGATATCACCGTCATGATCGACCGTATCCGGGAGGCCTGCGGCGCCCAGACCGTACACAGCCGTTCCATTGACCGGATGGTTGAAAACATCCGCCAGTCATCTGCCACCACCTCCCAGGCTGCGCAGGTCATGAACAGTGCCGTTACCGGACTTTCCCATCAGATAGATCAGCTTGAAAAAGAGATGTCAGGATTCAAGATATGA
- the trpA gene encoding tryptophan synthase subunit alpha gives MKSRIHNRFTQLHKQGGKALVTFITAGDPDLATTAALLPRMAEAGADIIELGIPFSDPMADGPTIQRASERALAQGVTLEAVLAMVSQVREQVSAPIVLMGYSNPIYSYGWQRFAQDAVQAGVDGLLLVDLPPEEAGELLPAARAAGLEIIFLLTPTSDATRVTQVSRCGSGFLYYVTVTGVTGARQSVSTSLEHELQTVRSTIKLPVVAGFGISTPEQAAQVAAAADGVVVGSAIVKLFEQHRGEQLQNEVTGLIRSLKRAITP, from the coding sequence ATGAAAAGTCGTATCCATAACCGTTTCACACAACTGCACAAGCAGGGCGGCAAGGCCCTGGTCACCTTTATCACCGCCGGGGACCCCGATCTGGCCACCACCGCAGCCCTGCTGCCGCGCATGGCAGAGGCCGGTGCCGACATCATTGAACTCGGCATCCCGTTTTCCGACCCGATGGCTGACGGCCCCACCATTCAGCGGGCCTCGGAGCGGGCTCTGGCGCAGGGTGTCACCCTTGAGGCGGTCCTGGCGATGGTCAGCCAGGTCAGAGAACAGGTTTCGGCACCGATTGTGCTGATGGGCTACAGCAACCCGATCTACTCCTATGGCTGGCAGCGTTTTGCCCAGGATGCCGTGCAGGCTGGTGTTGACGGCCTGTTGCTGGTGGATCTGCCGCCAGAAGAGGCCGGCGAACTGCTGCCGGCAGCCAGGGCAGCCGGACTTGAGATCATCTTCCTGCTGACCCCCACCTCGGATGCAACCCGGGTCACGCAGGTCAGCCGCTGTGGCAGCGGTTTTCTCTATTACGTTACAGTGACCGGAGTTACCGGTGCCCGGCAATCCGTCTCCACCAGCCTTGAGCATGAGCTGCAGACGGTACGCAGTACCATCAAGCTCCCGGTTGTGGCCGGTTTCGGTATCTCCACCCCGGAGCAGGCAGCCCAGGTGGCAGCCGCCGCCGACGGCGTCGTGGTCGGCAGCGCCATTGTCAAACTGTTTGAACAGCACCGGGGCGAGCAGTTGCAGAACGAAGTAACCGGATTGATCAGATCTTTAAAACGTGCCATTACGCCGTAA
- a CDS encoding transglycosylase SLT domain-containing protein: MSIGLLLLWTPVLFMACSKGPQPAASHASLDRDLNETSLEKEIRNVMEKGISLDERKRQVPVIELAFARQTTPERARNLAALCYFKTLGTPFSPLDLAEIALAETGGHQLSSKATSNKGAIGVWQLMPKQARSHGYTPEEMRNDEKCAEAAVRTLLSKLEVADGNMDRAKKFYCGVGPQADAYLKKLRTIRQALIEELDQTREKVALNEKDSSIQ, translated from the coding sequence ATGAGCATTGGATTACTCCTGCTCTGGACTCCGGTACTCTTCATGGCCTGCAGCAAGGGGCCGCAACCGGCGGCCTCGCATGCCTCCCTTGACCGTGACCTGAACGAGACCTCTCTGGAAAAAGAGATCCGCAATGTCATGGAGAAGGGGATCTCTCTGGATGAGCGCAAACGCCAGGTGCCGGTGATTGAACTGGCCTTTGCCCGCCAGACCACGCCGGAGCGTGCCCGCAACCTGGCAGCTCTCTGTTATTTCAAAACCCTGGGGACCCCCTTTTCCCCTCTTGATCTGGCTGAAATCGCTCTGGCCGAGACCGGCGGACATCAGCTCTCCTCCAAGGCAACATCAAACAAAGGGGCCATCGGCGTCTGGCAGCTCATGCCCAAACAGGCCCGCAGTCACGGTTACACGCCGGAAGAGATGCGTAATGACGAAAAATGTGCCGAGGCAGCGGTGCGCACCCTGCTAAGCAAGCTGGAAGTTGCTGATGGCAACATGGACCGTGCCAAAAAGTTTTACTGCGGTGTAGGCCCCCAGGCCGATGCCTATCTGAAAAAACTCCGAACCATCCGGCAGGCACTGATTGAAGAGCTGGACCAGACCAGAGAAAAGGTCGCATTGAACGAGAAGGATAGCAGCATCCAGTAA